The following are from one region of the Segatella oris genome:
- a CDS encoding DUF3127 domain-containing protein: MDLQGKVIAALPARSGTSARGEWKAQDFVIETHENYPHKMVFSVFGEERLQRFNIQIGQEVNVSFDIDAHEYNGRWFNSIRAFDVRQIDPATIGAAVPPEAFGAAPAGQAPVAGAQAPFPPQQNAEGESADDLPF, translated from the coding sequence ATGGATTTACAAGGTAAGGTTATTGCAGCACTTCCCGCACGTTCGGGTACCTCTGCACGTGGCGAATGGAAAGCGCAGGATTTTGTTATCGAGACTCATGAGAATTATCCTCATAAGATGGTTTTCAGCGTTTTCGGTGAAGAGCGTCTGCAGCGTTTCAATATTCAGATTGGCCAGGAAGTGAACGTTTCTTTCGATATTGATGCCCATGAGTATAACGGTCGTTGGTTCAACAGTATCCGTGCATTTGATGTCCGTCAGATTGATCCGGCAACGATTGGCGCAGCTGTTCCTCCAGAGGCTTTTGGTGCTGCTCCGGCTGGACAGGCTCCTGTTGCAGGTGCTCAGGCTCCATTCCCTCCACAGCAGAATGCTGAAGGTGAAAGTGCAGATGATCTGCCATTCTAA